The Podarcis muralis chromosome 10, rPodMur119.hap1.1, whole genome shotgun sequence genome includes a region encoding these proteins:
- the NME6 gene encoding nucleoside diphosphate kinase 6: MRAVLHAPRRVLQLTLAIIKPDAVAHPLFLEAVHQTILDNRLLIVRSKDVTWSRQESQKFYQEHSGRFFYQRLVEFMASGSMRAYILAHEEAIPLWRSLMGPTKVFRAQHTDPESIRGSFGLTDTRNTVHGSDSAASASREIAFFFPDFNEQQWYQQEEPQLREREVGRDTKAIPHHVPRDGWAEAD, encoded by the exons ATGAGGGCCGTTCTGCATGCTCCACGGCGGGTCCTGCAACTCACCCTTGCCATCATCAAGCCTGATGCCGTGGCTCACCCTCTCTTCCTTGAG GCCGTGCACCAGACCATCCTGGACAACCGGTTATTGATCGTCAGGAGCAAGGATGTGACGTGGAGCAGGCAGGAGAGCCAGAAGTTCTACCAGGAACACTCAG GGCGTTTCTTCTACCAGAGGCTGGTGGAATTCATGGCCAG cgGCTCCATGAGGGCATACATCCTTGCCCATGAGGAAGCCATCCCGCTCTGGAGGTCTCTGATGGGTCCCACCAAGGTTTTCCGTGCCCAGCACACAGACCCAGAGTCCATCCGCGGGTCATTCGGCCTCACGGACACGCGGAACACCGTCCACGGCTCAG ATTCGGCAGCATCAGCCAGCAGGGAAATCGccttcttcttcccagatttCAACGAACAGCAGTGGTACCAGCAAGAAGAGCCTCAGCTGCGGGAGAGGGAGGTCGGCCGTGACACCAAGGCGATCCCTCACCACGTGCCCAGAGATGGCTGGGCAGAGGCAGACTGA